CAGCAGCGATTCCATCACCACCTGGGTGCGCTGCGAATCCAGCGTGCCGATCATCGGCAGGGCCAGCACGCCCTCCCACAGCTTCACCACCGGGGTGGACAGTTCCAGCATTTCTTCCTGCTGGCGCTGGATCACGTCCTCGCGGGTCTTCTGGTAGACCTTGACGCTGTGCAGGCCAAGCCCGTCGATGAGTTCTGAAATCGCCCACAGCTGATCGCCGACCGCCTTGGGGTCGTCGGCGAAGTTCTGCTGGACCAGCTCGAACAGCGGGCGCTTGAGCGAGAACAGGAAGCTGGCGGTTTCCGAGGAGCTGAAGCCCTTGAGCACGCGGTCACGCGAGAGCTGTTCGAGGAACTGGCGGGTGTCCTGCCATTCGCTGCCGGCCACGCCGGTGCCGTTGGTGGACACTGCCGTCTGGAACAGGCGCCAGAATTCGCGTACCTGGGCATCCAGCTCACGCGTGCTCAACCGGCCATCCTGGCCCTGGCCGGAGCCGGCCAACTGGTCGCTCCACTGCGCCACCACGGTGTCCTGGTGGGTACGAAGAAGGTCGATCGTGCGCTGCTGCAAAGCCGCCATGGGGGAGATTCCTAGGTAGGAAGGTGTGAAAGCCCCGGCACGCAACGCGCCGGGGCTTGGAATTTTCCTGAGCTTAAATGAATTCAGCTACACGGACCATTACGACAACGGATGGCGCGTGAAGGCCGTGTGCACAACACTGACTGATTCAGAATAGACGGCCGCAGGCCCTCATTTTCTGCCGGTGGAGGGAGCGTTCTGCGCCTTGCGCCTGCGCATGGCGAGCATCTGGCCGACCACCGCCGTGATGAGGATCAGGCTGTTGGTGACCACGAAGACCGTGGAGCCCAGCAGCGCGCTGTACACGATGAACAACACCGAGGCCGTGATCTGGCCGACGAACAGCCAGGTGGAGACGCCCTCCACCGACCCGGCCTGGTGCTGCTTGTAGATCTGCCGCACCAGCGTGGCGATCAGCACGGCCGTGGCGGCCCAGCCCAGCAGGTCGGCGGGCTGCTCCATCAATCCGCCGCCACGTGGGCCGGCAGCAGCGGGGGCCCAGCCCCCATCACCTCGCGCTCCAATGCGCGCAGGAATCCACTGAAGCCGTGCGGCGCACGTGCGGTTCGCCGCGCGCTGGTCGCCACGGCAGGGCGGGCCAGCCAGGCGATGCGGGCACCGTTACCGGCCAGTGCTTCGACCAGTGCAACATCTTCCCCCGTGCGCAGGGCCGGAAAGCCACCCACCGCCAGATAAGCGGCCGCGCTCATGCCAAGGTTGGCCCCATGGATGTGCCGGTGCCCATCCTGCACGATTTCCCGTGCGGAGAAGGCTGTGCGCACCCGCTCGGGGTAATCGAGCCAGTCCTCCACCTCTACCACGCCACAGAAGGCATCGGCGCCGCACAGGCTTTGCCGCCACAGCCAGTCCTGCGGTACGGCGGTGTCGGCGTCGGTGCTGGCGATCCAGCGCGCGCCATGCGCCAACACGTGGCTGGCCGCCGCTGCCCGCGCGGTGCCCACGCACTGGGCGTCCACGGCCACGGTGATTGCCCCATGTCCGGCGCACACCGCCTCCGTGGCATCGCTGCATGCGTCGAGCGCGACCACCACCAGCACCGGCTCGCGGCCCAGACCGGGATGCGCGGCCGCCACGGCGATGGAGGCCAGGCAGCGACCAATGGCGTGCGCTTCGTTGTGTGCGGGCACGATCACGCCGATCATCGCAGGCCTTCCCAGCGGGCAACGCTGGTCGGTTCCCGACTCCACGCCTGCATCAGCAGGTCAGCGTCCTGGTAGCAGAAGGCCTCGTCCAGGCCACGACCGAACGCGCGGTGCACCTGCTGGGCCGAGCTCAGTGCTTCCTCGAACGGGTGCACCCAGTGGCACGCCAGCAGCAGGCCGTCATCAGCAAGGCTGCCACGCAGCTTTGCCGCCATCGCCACCACATCCTGCGGTGCCAGGTAGTAACCGACCTCGCTGACCACGATCAGGTCGAAGCGCTCCGCGGGCCATTGTTCGGGATGACGGGCCTGTTCAAGCCGCACGTTTCCAAGGTGCCCGGTCGAGCGTGCCGCGTCTGCCAGCGCGGCCTCGCTGAGGTCGGTCGCCAGCAGCGCGTCGCAGCGTGTTGCCAGCTCTGCGCTCAGCACGCCATTGGAACACCCCAGCTCCCACGCATTGCCGTAGCGCGGCCGGGGCAGGCAGGCCAGCGTCAGCGCGCGCTTGCGCGCCTCGTACCAGCGGTTGCGGTACTGGAACGGGTCGGGCTGCTGGTAGATCTGTTCGAAATAGGCACGGGTGTTCATCCAATCAGCACCTCGAAGGAACGCCGGAAGCGGGCGAGTACGTGTTCGGGAAGGATCGGCTCGCAGCCCAGCGCCTCGCCTTCCCCGGTCTGCGTCGCAAAGACCGCCATGGCTTGGCGCTTGCGGGCCTGCGCGTCCGGGCACAGCGCAATGCGCTGCGCGGTCGTCCACGGACCGGTGGACGCCAGCGCATCCAGCCAGTGCCAGGCCCAGACCGGATACTGCAGGCTCCTGGCACCGCAGAGGGCCGCCGCCGCAAGCGCCGCACGCCCCACCGCTTCATGGTCCGGGTGGGCGTCGTGGATCCAGGGTGCCAACACGACGTCGCCTGGTGACACGCAGGTGCGGAGATGCGCGACCAGGTCGGCTTCGTGCCGCGCCACCGCACCATCCGGCAGGCCAAGCGAGGTCACATGCGTGGCGTCCATGCCCAATGCCTGCATCGCCGCCGCCAACTCGCGTCGGCGCGCGTCACGCAGGCATGCCGGTGTCCAGCGCGGGTGGTCGGGGTAGCAGGCTTCGCCGTCCGTCACCGACACCACCTGCACTCCGCACCCCTGTGCGGCCGCCGCCTGCATCAGGCCACCACAGCCCAGCACCTCATCGTCGGGATGGGGCGACACCACGATGAGCCGTCGCGCGCCGAGCAGTACGGTGTCAGCTTCCACCAATGGCAATGCGTCCAACCATGCACAGCGTTCCCACGCCGACTCCGGCGTGCCCCGCCCTTCGATGCGAACCGCTACAGCGTCCACGGCTGCTCCTGGCGCTGGATGGCCCGGCCCAGTTCGGCCCAGTCGCGGTCGGCATGGCTCTGCCGGATGAAGACGGTAAGATCCGCCCAGCGCTGGGCGTGGCCGGGATCCAGGCACATGGGCGCAGGGCCCAGCGCGCGTCCGACCGCATCAAGCACCTGCACACAGGCGCGCTCCACGACGCTGCGCACGCGGGTCACGTCGGACGTGTGCGGCTGCGATGGCATCGCATCGATCCAGGCAGCCAGTTCGCGCAGCAGCGCCGCCGACGCCTGCAGCGCCATGTCCACCTGGCCAAGCAATGCAGCGGCCTGGGCGTTGTCGTCTACGCGCGGCGAGCGCTGCAGCGGTGAGGCCAACGCAACCGCGGCGCCATACCAGCACGCGGCGATACCGGCACCGCCATGCCAGAAGCCCGGGCGCGCGAGGTAGGCGCCGGGCGCGCCTATGGGCTCGGCGCGTACGTGGTCGAACTGCACCGTGCCGCTTGGAATGCCGCCCATGCCGGTGGCATGCCAGCTCTGCGGCTGCAACAGGATGCCGGGCGCGTCAGTGCGCAGGCACACCAGCCGGGACGCGTCGCCGCAGTGGGCAGTGACCAACGCCACATCGACCAGACCGGCGCCGGAGCACCAGGGCTTGGCGCCAGTTACCGTGCCCGTCGCTTCGTCGTAGCACAGCGTGGCCTGGGGACCTTCCGCCGCCCAGACCGCCGCAAGCGTTCCGTCCGCCAAGGGAGCCGAATGCAGGTCGTCCAGGATCGCCTGGGCGTCGTAGTGGGCCTCCATCACCTTCGCCACGCACAGATCGCGCCCGGCAATGGCCGCCAACGCCCGCCAGCGCGCCAGCGTATGTCCACGCCCGGGCAGCGGCAGCGACGGCTGGCGTGCCAGCACCTCTCGCGCGGCGGACTCCAGCGCGGGCGCGGCATGTTCGACGATCTGATCCATATATATAAACGGTGGAACCGTGTTCTTCGGGCGGGTCAGGCAAGGGATACCGTGCCCTGCGTAGCCGGGTGGTGACCGCGATGTGTGGGCACCGTGCAGCGCGTGCGGACATCGCCCTCACCTTGTCGCGCCCAAGCTCGGACTCCGCACCCACTGAGGCGACTTCCATGGCAACCCCCTCCTCCAATCCGCTGGAAGGCAAGGACGACCAGCAGAAAGCCCATACCCCCGACACGCTGCGCAACGATGATGCGAAGTGGAAGGACAAGGACATGCCCGAGCAGGACACCACCGCCACGCCGGACGACTACGAGCGCCCCGCCAAGCCCTGAGCGGCCATCGCCTCCGTTCCTCACGGATCGGGGAGCAGTGATATGCGAAGCTATGCCGGTGGGCCCCTGACGGCGGCGTGGACCCCCGTGCCCGCCGATACAGGGCTGCTCCAGTGGTTGAGCAGCGTCTTTTGATTACGGTACCCGGTGGGGGTCAACGAATGTCGTCCTGGAAAGTGAGTGAACCCGCGTTGGATCTCAACAGCTGTGCCAGAGAGCCGATACGCACTCCGGGAGCGATTCAACCCTACGGCCTGATCCTCGTCCTCGACCCCGCCACCCTGCGGGTCAAGGAACGCGCACTATCGCGCCCTGACCTGATCGAGGCCTTCGGCGACCCGCTCGGCCAGACGGTGGATGTGGTGCTGGGCGCCACACTGGCCGCCTGCCGACCGACCCTTGAGGCGCTCAAGCCGGACACCTCCCAGTTCCTGGGCGCACACACGATCGGTGAACATGGCAGGCACCAGGTGCTGGCCCATCGGACCGGCAACGATCTCATCGTGGAGCTTGAGGAGCCGGTGTCCGGTGAACCGGGCTCGCTTGAAGACCTGTACCCGGCGATCCGCCGCTTCATGGGTGCCATCGAGCGGGTGGCCAGCACGCAGGAGCTGTGCGAGCTCGCCGCCGTGCAGATCCGCGAGCTGACCGGTTTCGACCGGACCCTGGTCTATCAGTTCGACAAGGAATGGAATGGCGCGGTCGTCGCCGAGGATGGCAACGGGGTTCTGCCCAGCTACCTGGACCTGCGCTTCCCCGAATCGGATATCCCCGCGCAGGCGCGCGCGCTGTACCGGCAGAACCGCGTCCGCCTGATCGCCGACAGCGATTACCAGGCCGTACCGCTGGTGCGCGACGCCGCCAACGCCGATGCCCCGCCCACCGACCTCAGCCCCTCCATGCTGCGCAGCGTGTCGCCGGTGCACCTGCAGTACATGCGCAACATGGGCACGGGCGCATCGATGTCGGTGTCGCTGCTGCGCGAAGGCGAGCTGTGGGGGCTGATTTCCTGCCACAACCAGGCGCCCAAGCGTGTTCCCTACCATGTGCGCACCGCCTGCGAGTTCATCGGCCAGATCCTGTCGCTGCAGATCACGCTGAAGGAACGCGCGGCCGTGGTCGAAGAACGCATCGCCCGTCGCGCGATCCAGGTGCGCCTGCTCGGCCGCATGGCCGGCGACCAGGATTTCATGGCCGCGCTGGGCCGGGACCAGCAGAGCCTGCTTGCGCTGACCCAGTCCGTCGGCGCGGCGATCGTGCATCGCGGCGAGTGCATCCTGCATGGCGAGTGCCCTGACGAACCGCAGGTGATGTCGCTGGTGCAGTGGCTGACGGCGCAGCAGCATGACGGGGACCTGGTCTGTACCGACCGGCTGCCGCTGGAATGGGCGCCGGCCGATGCCTTCGCCGACGTCGCCAGCGGCGTGCTGGCCATTTCCATTTCCCAGATCCACGACAGCTACGTGCTGTGGTTCCGGCCCGAGGTCGTGCGTACCGTGCGCTGGGGCGGTGACCCTCGCAAGGAAGATACCGGCCTGCCGCTGTCCCCGCGCACCTCGTTCGAGGGCTGGAAGGAAACGGTACGCAAGCAGTCTCTGCCCTGGAACGACGTGGATCGCGACGCGGCGCTGGAACTGCGTACCGCCATTGTCGACATCGTGCTGCGCAAGGCCGAGGAAATGGCCGCGCTCAACGAACAGCTCCTGCGCAGCAACAAGGAGCTGGAGGCATTCTCCTATTCAGTCAGCCACGACCTGCGCGCACCGTTCCGCCACATCGTCGGCTATTCGGAGCTGCTGTGGGCCTCGGCCGGCGAGCGGCTAAACGATTCAGAAAAGAGATTTCTCGACACCATCGTTGAATCTGCACAATCGGCCGGAACACTGGTTGACGACCTGCTCAGCTTCTCGCAGATGGGCAGGTCCACGATGGGTCAGATCGCAATGGACATGACCGCCCTGGTCGAGGACGTCCGGCACAAGCTGGACATGGAATACGACGGCCGCACCATCCACTGGGTGGTGCCGCATCTGCCGCGCGTTCAGGCCGACCCGGGCATGCTGCGCCTGGTCTGGCAGAACCTGCTCTCCAACGCGATCAAATTTACCCGCGATACCGCCAATACGGTCATCGAAGTAGGGCACTACCGCACCGATACCGAAAACGTGTTCTACGTCCAGGACAACGGCTGCGGCTTCGACATGCGCTACGTGGACAAGCTCTTTGGCGTGTTCCAGCGCCTGCACCATGCTGACGAGTACGAAGGCACCGGCATCGGCCTGGCCAACGTGCACCGCATCATCACCCGCCACGGCGGCAGGACCTGGGCGGAAGGCCAGGTGGGAGTGGGCGCCAAATTCTATTTCACCATTCCCTTTGCTACTGGAGACAAAGTATGAGAGATCTGCGGCCGATTCTGCTCGTGGAAGACAATCCGAAGGACGCTGAGCTGACGCTGGCTGCACTAGCCCGTTGCCAGCTGCTGAACGATGTCACCCATGTGCGGGACGGTGTGGAGGCGCTGGAGTACCTGCGTACCGAGGGCCGGTACGAGGGCGCCATGCACGGCGGCCCGGTGGTGGTGTTGCTGGACCTCAAACTGCCCAAGCTCAACGGGCTGGAAGTACTCAGGGAAATCCGCGGCGATGCCGCGATCAGCAGCACCCCGGTGGTGATGCTGACCTCCTCGCGAGAGGAGCAGGACCTGATCCGCAGCTACGAGCTGGGCGTGAACGCCTTCGTGGTCAAGCCGGTCGATTTCAAGGAATTCCTGGAAGCCATCCAGGGGCTGGGCATGTTCTGGGGCATCACCAACCAGCCGCCGCCGCACGGCACACTGTTTGGCGCGAAGAGTCGAAAAGATGGCTGAGGATGTAACCGGCAAGCCGATCCGCATTCTGATGGTGGAGGACAGCGCGCTGGACGCGGAGCTGATCACCCTTCAGCTCAGCCGCGCCGGCCTGCCCTTCACTGCGGAGCGCACCTGGTCGGACCAGGGAATGCGCGATGCACTGGCGAACAACGACTTCGATGTGATCCTGGCCGACCATGTGCTGCCCGGTTTCAGCGGCGACCTGGCCTTGGTGCTGGCCACCGACGTCGCGCCCGAAGTGCCTTTCATCTTCGTCTCCGGCACCTTGACCGAGGAACTCGCGGTCGAGGCGCTCAAGCGCGGCGCCCGCGACTACGTGGTCAAGTCGCGCCTGCAGCGCCTGCCCGAGGCCGTGTTGCGCGCGATCAACGAAGCCCAGGAGCGCCGCAGGCTGCGCCGGGTGGAAACCGAGCTGCACGAAAGCCACCGTCGGCTGGGCCTGATCACCGATTCGCTGCCGGCCCTGATTGCGTATCTCGATCGCGGGCACCACTACCGCTTCGCCAACCAGGCCTACGTCGAATGGCATGGCCTGGCGCCGGAAGACGTGGTCGGCCTGCACGCCCGCGAGCTCGTCGGTGATGAAGGCTTCGCGCTGCTGCAGGAGCATTTCGACAAGGTCCTGACCGGACAGAAGGTCAGTTTCGAGGCGCTCACCCACCGCCGCGCCGGCGCACCGCGCTACGCCCAGGTGGACTTCGTACCCGAGCTGGATGCCGACGGGTCGGTCATGGGCTACTACGCCATGGCCCGCGACATCAGCGAGCTCAAGCACGCCCAGGCCCTGCTGAAAGCCAGCAACGAATCACTGGAGCGCCAGGTCAACGAACGCACCTCTGCCCTGCACCGCAGCGAAAGCCGCCTGCAGGCGCTGTTCGAATCCAGCTTCCAGCACCAGAACCTGCTGACCCTCGATGGGCACATCATCGACACCAACTCCGCCTCGCTGGCCGCGATCCTGGCCACGAAAGACGATGTCCGCGGCGCGCTGTACTGCGAATCGGCCTGGTTCGCCAGCACCGAAGGCGTGCCGGCCATCGTCTGCCAGGCCGTGCTGGAGGCGGCCGCAGGCAATGCTTCGCGGCATGAGCTGGACCTGCTGCTTCCCACCGGCAAACGCACCTTCGAGTTCTCGTTCCGCCCATTGCTCGACCACCAGGGCACGATCACCGCCGTGGTTTCCGAGGCGGTGGAAACCACCGCGCGCCGCCAAGCCGAGGAAGCACTGCGGCAGAGCCAGAAGATCGAAGCCGTGGGCCAGCTCACCGGCGGCATCGCGCATGACTTCAACAACATCCTGACCGTGATCGCTGGCAACGTGGAGTACGCCAAGCTGCTCACCGAACGTCTGGGCGATGTGGCGGACGGCTCCACGCGCGCGCTGGACAACGCCCTGAAGGGCGTGATGCGCGCGGCCAATGTCACCCAGCGGCTGCTTGCGTTCTCGCGCCGGCAACCCCTGCGCAGCCTGCCGGTCGACCTCAATGCCCAGCTGCGCGACATGGAAGACATGCTGCACCGCTCGCTGGGCGAGCTGGTGCAGCTGGAAATCGTGCACCACCCGGACATCTGGTGCGTGGAAGTGGACCCCAGCCAACTGGAGGCATCCGTGCTCAACCTGGCGGTCAACGCCCGCGATGCCATGCCGGAAGGCGGCCGCCTGGTGATCGAAGTGGACAACGCCCACCTGGACAATGACTTCACCGCGCAGAACCCCGACGTTCCGCCGGGACATTACGCAATGCTGCGGGTCAAGGACACCGGCCACGGCATGTCCGCCGAGACGCTGACCCGCGTGTTCGAACCGTTCTTCACCACCAAGGAAGTTGGGCGCGGCACTGGCCTGGGCCTGTCCATGGTGTACGGCTTCGTCAAGCAGTCCGGCGGCCACGTGCTGGTGGATTCCGCGCCCGGTGCCGGCACGTCGATCACCCTGCTGTTCCCGCGTTCGGCAGCCGAGCTGCCGCAGGCCGGCCAGACCGAGCACCGGGGCCTGGGCGGTTACGAGATGCAGGAGGAGGCCACGGTGCTGGTCGCCGAGGACAACGACGACGTGCGCGCGTATACCGTGGACACGCTGCGGCAGCTGGGTTATCGCGTGCTTGAAGCACACGACGGCGCCTCGGCCATGCGCCTGCTCGAGCGCACCGACGTGGACGTGGACCTGTTGTTCTCGGACATCGTGATGCCCGGCATGTCCGGTTGGGAACTGGCCAAACGCGCGCTGGCGCACAAGCCGGCGCTGCGGGTGCTGTTCACGTCCGGCTACCCGCGCGACATCGACGCCAGCGGCGCGGTGGGTCGCAACATCGCCATCCTGGGCAAACCGTTCACCCGCAGCGACCTGGCCCGCTCCATCCGGGGGTCGCTGCAGGACGAATGACACGAGACCGTTCCCATGACGCCGCTCGACAAACCCCTCCGCCGCGAAATCCAGATCGGCGATGAGTCCTACACCCTGACCCTCGACCCAGAGGGTCTCAAGCTGGTGCGCAAAGGCCACCGCAAGGGGCTGGATCTGCGCTGGGTCGACCTGGTCAGCGGCGATGCGGCCCTCGCGGCCGCGTTGCAGGCATCGCTGGAAGCGCCCTGATTCCAGCGGGCTGACAGGCCAGATCTGTCCAGATTCGCGGCACCGATCTCATTGCACATGAGATCCCAATCACACTTTTCTCCACTTTGCCGGATTCATCAGGGGCGGATGCGGGCCGTTTTTGCCTCACGTCTCTTGAACGAATGAGGTCAAAACGAAAGATACGTTGCAGTATTGTTTACGTTCTGTTAAGTATTTGTGCAGCGCACCAGGTCCGCTGGCACGCAAGGAGAACGACCGGATGAGCACGTAACGAGAACGACCCAACCACAACCAGACTGCAGGGTGCATGCATGAACGACCGCATTGGCAAGTGTGTTCACGCTCCGAAAGCAATTTCGCCATTGGCATCTTCAGTAAAGGCGGCACTCGCTGCCGCACTGCTGCTCACCAGTTCCGCCGCGGTGGCACAGAACAGCGACAATGCTTCGACCAACCCGGAAACCGCGACCCTCGATACGGTTTCAGTACTGGGCAGCCGCACCAAGCCCCGCACCGTTTCCTCGTCCGCGGTACCCATCGACATCATCAGCGGCGAAGAATTCCGCAACCAGGGCGCCACCGATGCGCTCGACCAGCTCAAAGTGCTGGTCCCCTCGTTCAACGTCAGCACCATTCCCATCGATGACGCGGCCAGTCTGATCCGCCCGGCCAACCTGCGTGGCCTGCCGCCGGACAACACCCTGCTGCTGGTCAACGGCAAGCGCTTCCACCGCGCGGCGGTCATCACCTTCCTGGGCCACGGCCTGTCCGACGGCGCACAGGGCCCGGACCTTTCCGTGTTTCCCTCGCTCGCCCTCGAACAGGTGGACGTGCTGCGCGACGGCGCCGCCGCCCAATACGGTTCGGATGCCATTGCCGGCGTGATCAACTTCGGCCTGAAGAAGCTGCGCGAAGGCGGCACGGCCGAAGTGTTCACCGGCCAGTACTACAAGGGCG
This is a stretch of genomic DNA from Stenotrophomonas rhizophila. It encodes these proteins:
- a CDS encoding STAS domain-containing protein; translation: MAALQQRTIDLLRTHQDTVVAQWSDQLAGSGQGQDGRLSTRELDAQVREFWRLFQTAVSTNGTGVAGSEWQDTRQFLEQLSRDRVLKGFSSSETASFLFSLKRPLFELVQQNFADDPKAVGDQLWAISELIDGLGLHSVKVYQKTREDVIQRQQEEMLELSTPVVKLWEGVLALPMIGTLDSQRTQVVMESLLQRIVDTGSEIAIIDITGVPTVDTLVAQHLLKTVTAIRLMGADAIISGVRPQIAQTIVHLGLDLQGIVTKANLADALALALKRTGQTVTKAAR
- a CDS encoding PQ-loop repeat-containing protein, with protein sequence MEQPADLLGWAATAVLIATLVRQIYKQHQAGSVEGVSTWLFVGQITASVLFIVYSALLGSTVFVVTNSLILITAVVGQMLAMRRRKAQNAPSTGRK
- a CDS encoding glycosyltransferase, whose amino-acid sequence is MIGVIVPAHNEAHAIGRCLASIAVAAAHPGLGREPVLVVVALDACSDATEAVCAGHGAITVAVDAQCVGTARAAAASHVLAHGARWIASTDADTAVPQDWLWRQSLCGADAFCGVVEVEDWLDYPERVRTAFSAREIVQDGHRHIHGANLGMSAAAYLAVGGFPALRTGEDVALVEALAGNGARIAWLARPAVATSARRTARAPHGFSGFLRALEREVMGAGPPLLPAHVAAD
- a CDS encoding class I SAM-dependent DNA methyltransferase; the encoded protein is MNTRAYFEQIYQQPDPFQYRNRWYEARKRALTLACLPRPRYGNAWELGCSNGVLSAELATRCDALLATDLSEAALADAARSTGHLGNVRLEQARHPEQWPAERFDLIVVSEVGYYLAPQDVVAMAAKLRGSLADDGLLLACHWVHPFEEALSSAQQVHRAFGRGLDEAFCYQDADLLMQAWSREPTSVARWEGLR
- a CDS encoding PIG-L deacetylase family protein, which encodes MDAVAVRIEGRGTPESAWERCAWLDALPLVEADTVLLGARRLIVVSPHPDDEVLGCGGLMQAAAAQGCGVQVVSVTDGEACYPDHPRWTPACLRDARRRELAAAMQALGMDATHVTSLGLPDGAVARHEADLVAHLRTCVSPGDVVLAPWIHDAHPDHEAVGRAALAAAALCGARSLQYPVWAWHWLDALASTGPWTTAQRIALCPDAQARKRQAMAVFATQTGEGEALGCEPILPEHVLARFRRSFEVLIG
- a CDS encoding acyl-CoA dehydrogenase codes for the protein MDQIVEHAAPALESAAREVLARQPSLPLPGRGHTLARWRALAAIAGRDLCVAKVMEAHYDAQAILDDLHSAPLADGTLAAVWAAEGPQATLCYDEATGTVTGAKPWCSGAGLVDVALVTAHCGDASRLVCLRTDAPGILLQPQSWHATGMGGIPSGTVQFDHVRAEPIGAPGAYLARPGFWHGGAGIAACWYGAAVALASPLQRSPRVDDNAQAAALLGQVDMALQASAALLRELAAWIDAMPSQPHTSDVTRVRSVVERACVQVLDAVGRALGPAPMCLDPGHAQRWADLTVFIRQSHADRDWAELGRAIQRQEQPWTL
- a CDS encoding ATP-binding protein yields the protein MSSWKVSEPALDLNSCAREPIRTPGAIQPYGLILVLDPATLRVKERALSRPDLIEAFGDPLGQTVDVVLGATLAACRPTLEALKPDTSQFLGAHTIGEHGRHQVLAHRTGNDLIVELEEPVSGEPGSLEDLYPAIRRFMGAIERVASTQELCELAAVQIRELTGFDRTLVYQFDKEWNGAVVAEDGNGVLPSYLDLRFPESDIPAQARALYRQNRVRLIADSDYQAVPLVRDAANADAPPTDLSPSMLRSVSPVHLQYMRNMGTGASMSVSLLREGELWGLISCHNQAPKRVPYHVRTACEFIGQILSLQITLKERAAVVEERIARRAIQVRLLGRMAGDQDFMAALGRDQQSLLALTQSVGAAIVHRGECILHGECPDEPQVMSLVQWLTAQQHDGDLVCTDRLPLEWAPADAFADVASGVLAISISQIHDSYVLWFRPEVVRTVRWGGDPRKEDTGLPLSPRTSFEGWKETVRKQSLPWNDVDRDAALELRTAIVDIVLRKAEEMAALNEQLLRSNKELEAFSYSVSHDLRAPFRHIVGYSELLWASAGERLNDSEKRFLDTIVESAQSAGTLVDDLLSFSQMGRSTMGQIAMDMTALVEDVRHKLDMEYDGRTIHWVVPHLPRVQADPGMLRLVWQNLLSNAIKFTRDTANTVIEVGHYRTDTENVFYVQDNGCGFDMRYVDKLFGVFQRLHHADEYEGTGIGLANVHRIITRHGGRTWAEGQVGVGAKFYFTIPFATGDKV
- a CDS encoding response regulator, which gives rise to MRDLRPILLVEDNPKDAELTLAALARCQLLNDVTHVRDGVEALEYLRTEGRYEGAMHGGPVVVLLDLKLPKLNGLEVLREIRGDAAISSTPVVMLTSSREEQDLIRSYELGVNAFVVKPVDFKEFLEAIQGLGMFWGITNQPPPHGTLFGAKSRKDG
- a CDS encoding hybrid sensor histidine kinase/response regulator, which codes for MAEDVTGKPIRILMVEDSALDAELITLQLSRAGLPFTAERTWSDQGMRDALANNDFDVILADHVLPGFSGDLALVLATDVAPEVPFIFVSGTLTEELAVEALKRGARDYVVKSRLQRLPEAVLRAINEAQERRRLRRVETELHESHRRLGLITDSLPALIAYLDRGHHYRFANQAYVEWHGLAPEDVVGLHARELVGDEGFALLQEHFDKVLTGQKVSFEALTHRRAGAPRYAQVDFVPELDADGSVMGYYAMARDISELKHAQALLKASNESLERQVNERTSALHRSESRLQALFESSFQHQNLLTLDGHIIDTNSASLAAILATKDDVRGALYCESAWFASTEGVPAIVCQAVLEAAAGNASRHELDLLLPTGKRTFEFSFRPLLDHQGTITAVVSEAVETTARRQAEEALRQSQKIEAVGQLTGGIAHDFNNILTVIAGNVEYAKLLTERLGDVADGSTRALDNALKGVMRAANVTQRLLAFSRRQPLRSLPVDLNAQLRDMEDMLHRSLGELVQLEIVHHPDIWCVEVDPSQLEASVLNLAVNARDAMPEGGRLVIEVDNAHLDNDFTAQNPDVPPGHYAMLRVKDTGHGMSAETLTRVFEPFFTTKEVGRGTGLGLSMVYGFVKQSGGHVLVDSAPGAGTSITLLFPRSAAELPQAGQTEHRGLGGYEMQEEATVLVAEDNDDVRAYTVDTLRQLGYRVLEAHDGASAMRLLERTDVDVDLLFSDIVMPGMSGWELAKRALAHKPALRVLFTSGYPRDIDASGAVGRNIAILGKPFTRSDLARSIRGSLQDE